In Nocardioides faecalis, the following proteins share a genomic window:
- a CDS encoding glycosyltransferase family 2 protein, which yields MEVAPPTPRRRRQWGAERRAEPMPIVHPRPTSGTLMWGRIAITVVVSSWVLYLVNTVIRHFLEGRGGFRFTMEAITYVLVVTALTFSALMYLVARQGALQRFRAHQRVPRGLLDQHFDATPRALAVLIPSYAEEPDIVRLTLWSAALQEYPDLRIVLLIDDPPNPTDPEVVARLEATRALTAEIERTLFAPGRRAFLGFKRAAEQLEGHDLAEGEVIAELADEYLAAALWLERMAEAEVVTDHVAEFFADQVLLGLANELRLTLVALEAAIEQGATMPARRVLELHRRLLWIFSARLENFERKRYVSLSQEANKAMNINSYLGLIGKTWRPVETAEGTILRRHDDDPAPGDLVVPDPVYVLTLDADSQLLRDYCLRLVYFLEQPENHDVAITQTPYSSYRGAPTRIERIAGATTDIQHILHQGMTYYDSTFWVGANAVIRSSALHDIVQVETIGGHEVRTYIQDRTVIEDTESSIDIAAAGWRLVNYPERLSYSATPPDFGSLVVQRARWANGGLLILPKFFQQRKPRAREGRPIRLGELALRVNYMASIAWASVALLFLLFYPYDKRLLSPFVLGAALPYFLAMASDLRVCGHRRSDVFRIYGFNLVLLPVNLAGVLKSVQQAFTGEKIPFARTPKVRNRTAAPGLHVLVPYLIVGYSLVTAWRSYLDGNWGNFAFATLNTVLAAWAIRAYIGVSNSIVDMTMGVVHWLFVPVKQKPVVEEQPAARGVDWESILYHGDRRMGRDVRRKGDRRRRRLQRSGRRGPADQRRPAG from the coding sequence GTGGAGGTCGCGCCACCGACCCCGCGGCGTCGCCGGCAGTGGGGAGCCGAGCGGCGCGCCGAGCCGATGCCGATCGTGCACCCCCGGCCGACCTCCGGCACCTTGATGTGGGGCCGGATCGCGATCACCGTGGTGGTGTCGTCCTGGGTGCTGTACCTGGTCAACACCGTCATCCGGCACTTCCTCGAGGGCCGCGGCGGGTTCCGGTTCACCATGGAGGCCATCACCTACGTCCTGGTGGTCACCGCGCTGACCTTCTCCGCGCTGATGTACCTGGTCGCCCGCCAGGGCGCCCTGCAGCGCTTCCGCGCCCACCAGCGGGTGCCGCGCGGGCTGCTCGACCAGCACTTCGACGCCACCCCGCGCGCGCTCGCGGTGCTCATCCCCTCCTACGCCGAGGAGCCGGACATCGTCCGGCTGACGCTGTGGAGCGCGGCGCTGCAGGAGTACCCCGACCTGCGCATCGTGCTGCTCATCGACGACCCGCCCAACCCGACCGATCCGGAGGTCGTCGCCCGGTTGGAGGCCACCCGGGCGTTGACCGCGGAGATCGAGCGCACCCTGTTCGCCCCGGGGCGCCGGGCGTTCCTGGGGTTCAAGCGCGCCGCCGAGCAGCTGGAGGGCCACGACCTCGCCGAAGGCGAGGTGATCGCCGAGCTCGCCGACGAGTACCTGGCCGCGGCACTGTGGCTGGAGCGGATGGCCGAGGCCGAGGTGGTCACCGACCACGTCGCGGAGTTCTTCGCCGACCAGGTGCTGCTCGGGCTGGCCAACGAGCTGCGGCTCACCCTGGTGGCGCTCGAGGCCGCGATCGAGCAGGGCGCCACGATGCCGGCGCGCCGGGTGCTGGAGCTGCACCGGCGGCTGTTGTGGATCTTCTCCGCCCGGCTGGAGAACTTCGAGCGCAAGCGCTACGTCTCGCTCTCGCAGGAGGCCAACAAGGCGATGAACATCAACTCCTACCTGGGGTTGATCGGCAAGACCTGGCGACCGGTGGAGACCGCCGAGGGCACCATCCTGCGCCGCCACGACGACGACCCCGCGCCCGGCGACCTGGTCGTGCCCGACCCGGTCTACGTGCTCACCCTGGACGCCGACTCCCAGCTGCTGCGCGACTACTGCCTGCGGCTGGTCTACTTCCTGGAGCAGCCGGAGAACCACGACGTCGCGATCACGCAGACGCCGTACTCCTCCTATCGCGGGGCACCGACCCGGATCGAGCGGATCGCCGGCGCCACCACCGACATCCAGCACATCCTGCACCAGGGGATGACCTACTACGACTCGACGTTCTGGGTCGGCGCGAACGCGGTGATCCGCAGCAGCGCGCTGCACGACATCGTGCAGGTGGAGACCATCGGCGGGCACGAGGTGCGCACCTACATCCAGGACCGCACCGTCATCGAGGACACCGAGTCCAGCATCGACATCGCTGCCGCCGGCTGGCGGCTGGTGAACTACCCCGAGCGGCTCAGCTACTCGGCCACGCCGCCGGACTTCGGCTCGCTGGTGGTGCAGCGGGCCCGCTGGGCCAACGGCGGGCTGCTGATCCTGCCCAAGTTCTTCCAGCAGCGGAAGCCGCGCGCCCGGGAGGGCCGCCCGATCCGGCTCGGCGAGCTGGCGCTGCGGGTCAACTACATGGCCTCCATCGCGTGGGCCAGCGTGGCGCTGTTGTTCCTGCTCTTCTACCCCTACGACAAGCGCCTGCTCAGCCCGTTCGTGCTCGGCGCGGCCCTCCCGTACTTCCTGGCGATGGCCAGCGACCTGCGGGTGTGCGGCCACCGCCGCTCCGACGTGTTCCGGATCTACGGGTTCAACCTGGTGCTGCTGCCGGTCAACCTGGCCGGGGTGCTGAAGTCGGTGCAGCAGGCGTTCACCGGCGAGAAGATCCCGTTCGCGCGCACCCCCAAGGTCCGCAACCGCACCGCGGCACCGGGGCTGCACGTGCTGGTGCCCTACCTGATCGTCGGCTACTCCTTGGTCACCGCCTGGCGCAGCTACCTCGACGGAAACTGGGGCAACTTCGCCTTCGCCACCCTCAACACGGTGCTGGCGGCCTGGGCGATCCGCGCCTACATCGGGGTCAGCAACTCGATCGTGGACATGACGATGGGCGTGGTGCACTGGCTGTTCGTGCCGGTCAAGCAGAAGCCGGTCGTCGAGGAGCAGCCGGCCGCGCGGGGCGTGGACTGGGAGTCGATCCTCTACCACGGCGACCGCCGGATGGGCCGCGACGTGCGACGCAAGGGTGACCGCCGCCGCCGCCGGCTGCAGCGCAGCGGGCGGCGGGGCCCCGCGGACCAGCGCCGACCAGCGGGCTAG
- a CDS encoding tyrosine-protein phosphatase gives MSEAEEYLRLASVDNFRDVAGPEPGYATADGGRLRTGVFYRSNDLQLTEEDHGLLARVGLHTVIDLRTAPEVALHPDPALPGAELVHLDASGIPMEELAALDHRDDAQALMAQVYRSFVTHPKSLSAFGAVLTRLADGGPQLFHCSAGKDRTGWVAALLLHLAGVDDATIEADYLLTNARTARSRARTEAQIAEHLGREKVAVFAPALVADVAYLHAALDEVEASYGDRSGYLRDGLGLGEDVLERLRTLLRVEPGQP, from the coding sequence GTGAGCGAGGCTGAGGAGTACCTGCGGCTGGCATCGGTCGACAACTTCCGCGACGTCGCCGGCCCGGAGCCGGGCTACGCCACCGCGGACGGCGGCCGGCTGCGGACCGGGGTGTTCTACCGCTCCAACGACCTGCAGCTGACCGAGGAGGACCACGGCCTGCTGGCCCGGGTCGGGCTGCACACGGTGATCGACCTGCGCACCGCGCCCGAGGTCGCCCTGCACCCCGACCCCGCGCTGCCCGGCGCCGAGCTGGTGCACCTCGACGCCAGCGGCATCCCGATGGAGGAGCTGGCGGCGCTGGACCACCGCGACGACGCCCAGGCGCTGATGGCGCAGGTCTACCGCAGCTTCGTGACCCACCCGAAGTCGCTGTCCGCCTTCGGCGCCGTGCTCACCCGGCTCGCCGACGGCGGTCCGCAGCTGTTCCACTGCTCGGCCGGCAAGGACCGCACCGGCTGGGTGGCCGCACTGCTGCTGCACCTCGCGGGCGTCGACGACGCCACGATCGAGGCCGACTACCTGCTCACCAACGCCCGGACGGCGCGCAGCCGTGCCCGCACCGAGGCGCAGATCGCCGAGCACCTCGGGCGCGAGAAGGTCGCGGTGTTCGCGCCCGCGCTGGTGGCCGACGTCGCCTACCTGCACGCCGCGCTCGACGAGGTCGAGGCGTCGTACGGCGACCGCAGCGGCTACCTGCGCGACGGGCTCGGGCTCGGCGAGGACGTGCTGGAGCGGCTGCGCACGCTGCTGCGCGTCGAGCCCGGCCAGCCCTAG